The following proteins are co-located in the Chaetodon trifascialis isolate fChaTrf1 chromosome 14, fChaTrf1.hap1, whole genome shotgun sequence genome:
- the LOC139342163 gene encoding uncharacterized protein isoform X1, protein MMSALQLPAELWLQVFSFLSWTDKLSMRCTCSHFRQLLDKSRPMWRGFSVVLQHFSLYNQPFWRSLAQRHVASVLVRSGKRKHLRQLSTWLPALSALRLDYWREGGVDELKLFSQLQRLSITSCCTPLKNINFLSPLSHHLMQLSLCNVQLTCHASHLLASINQLNCLTSLLLHHDGTLRVPTLSSVLTHLTKLKHLSWTMITYKTLSHDFFSPAQLTAGGSTLQLSDLQLLDYDAMVTQEVLQPLSRLHSLSVFHLYSVPGPICHLKTWLLSLPQLRSLSVHGGHPLAAYADFLPSSLLSLTLCVDLQPEDLQVVSHRAPHLEHLHLEPWSSSSNLVRLLPQLFPRLRTLRIRHHHVSDGDFLHLQQLQHLHTVEVLDSYHRPDASDPSRIVYKPSPRLLLLISDLQNLTNHRVRVITTSQRDPLNCHCV, encoded by the exons atgatgTCAGCACTACAGCTTCCTGCTGAGCTATGGCTGCAGGTGTTCAGCTTCCTGTCCTGGACAGACAAACTGAGCATGCGCTGCACCTGTTCACACTTCAGACAGCTGCTGGATAAGTCCCGCCCCATGTGGCGAGGCTTCAGCGTCGTGCTTCAGCACTTCTCCCTGTACAACCAGCCGTTCTGGCGCAGCCTGGCTCAGAGGCACGTGGCCAGTGTGTTGGTGCGTTCAGGTAAGAGGAAACACCTTAGGCAGCTTTCCACCTGGCTTCCTGCTCTCAGCGCGCTGCGATTGGACTactggagggaggggggcgtTGATGAGCTGAAACTGTTCAGCCAGCTGCAGCGTCTGTCCATCACGAGCTGCTGCACTCCGCTAAAGAACATCaacttcctgtctcctctgagTCATCACCTGATGCAGCTCAGTCTCTGTAACGTGCAGCTCACCTGTCACGCCTCTCACCTGCTGGCTAGCATCAATCAGCTGAATTGTCtcacctcactgctgctgcaccacGATGGCACTCTGAGAGTCCCGACACTCAGCAGCGTCCTGACTCACCTGACCAAGCTGAAACACCTGTCCTGGACCATGATCACCTACAAGACACTGTCACATGACTTCTTCAGCCCTGCCCAACTCACAG caggtggcagcactCTACAGTTGTCTGACCTGCAGTTGTTGGACTATGATGCCATGGTGACACAGGAAGTTCTGCAACCTTTGTCCCGCCTCCACAGCCTGTCAGTCTTTCACTTGTACTCTGTACCTGGTCCTATTTGTCAcctgaaaacatggctgctgtcacTTCCGCAGCTCCGCAGCCTCAGTGTGCACG GAGGCCATCCCCTGGCAGCGTATGCTGACTTCCTGCCGTCCTCCCTCCTCAGTCTGACTCTCTGTGTGGATCTGCAGCCTGAAGATCTGCAGGTGGTCTcacacagagctcctcacctGGAACACCTGCACCTGGAGCCCTGGAGCTCCTCCTCCAACCTGGTCAGACTCCTCCCACAGTTGTTCCCTCGCCTGAGAACGCTCCGGATCAG ACATCATCATGTGTCAGATGGAGACTTCTtgcatctgcagcagctccagcatctCCACACTGTGGAGGTTCTCGATTCATATCACAGACCAGACGCGAGCGATCCGAGTCGGATTGTCTACAAGCCGAGTCctcgtctgctgctgctgatatctGACCTGCAGAATCTAACCAACCACAGAGTCCGAGTCATCACTACCTCACAGAGAGACCCGCTCAACTGCCACTGtgtctga
- the LOC139342163 gene encoding uncharacterized protein isoform X2: MMSALQLPAELWLQVFSFLSWTDKLSMRCTCSHFRQLLDKSRPMWRGFSVVLQHFSLYNQPFWRSLAQRHVASVLVRSGKRKHLRQLSTWLPALSALRLDYWREGGVDELKLFSQLQRLSITSCCTPLKNINFLSPLSHHLMQLSLCNVQLTCHASHLLASINQLNCLTSLLLHHDGTLRVPTLSSVLTHLTKLKHLSWTMITYKTLSHDFFSPAQLTGGSTLQLSDLQLLDYDAMVTQEVLQPLSRLHSLSVFHLYSVPGPICHLKTWLLSLPQLRSLSVHGGHPLAAYADFLPSSLLSLTLCVDLQPEDLQVVSHRAPHLEHLHLEPWSSSSNLVRLLPQLFPRLRTLRIRHHHVSDGDFLHLQQLQHLHTVEVLDSYHRPDASDPSRIVYKPSPRLLLLISDLQNLTNHRVRVITTSQRDPLNCHCV; encoded by the exons atgatgTCAGCACTACAGCTTCCTGCTGAGCTATGGCTGCAGGTGTTCAGCTTCCTGTCCTGGACAGACAAACTGAGCATGCGCTGCACCTGTTCACACTTCAGACAGCTGCTGGATAAGTCCCGCCCCATGTGGCGAGGCTTCAGCGTCGTGCTTCAGCACTTCTCCCTGTACAACCAGCCGTTCTGGCGCAGCCTGGCTCAGAGGCACGTGGCCAGTGTGTTGGTGCGTTCAGGTAAGAGGAAACACCTTAGGCAGCTTTCCACCTGGCTTCCTGCTCTCAGCGCGCTGCGATTGGACTactggagggaggggggcgtTGATGAGCTGAAACTGTTCAGCCAGCTGCAGCGTCTGTCCATCACGAGCTGCTGCACTCCGCTAAAGAACATCaacttcctgtctcctctgagTCATCACCTGATGCAGCTCAGTCTCTGTAACGTGCAGCTCACCTGTCACGCCTCTCACCTGCTGGCTAGCATCAATCAGCTGAATTGTCtcacctcactgctgctgcaccacGATGGCACTCTGAGAGTCCCGACACTCAGCAGCGTCCTGACTCACCTGACCAAGCTGAAACACCTGTCCTGGACCATGATCACCTACAAGACACTGTCACATGACTTCTTCAGCCCTGCCCAACTCACAG gtggcagcactCTACAGTTGTCTGACCTGCAGTTGTTGGACTATGATGCCATGGTGACACAGGAAGTTCTGCAACCTTTGTCCCGCCTCCACAGCCTGTCAGTCTTTCACTTGTACTCTGTACCTGGTCCTATTTGTCAcctgaaaacatggctgctgtcacTTCCGCAGCTCCGCAGCCTCAGTGTGCACG GAGGCCATCCCCTGGCAGCGTATGCTGACTTCCTGCCGTCCTCCCTCCTCAGTCTGACTCTCTGTGTGGATCTGCAGCCTGAAGATCTGCAGGTGGTCTcacacagagctcctcacctGGAACACCTGCACCTGGAGCCCTGGAGCTCCTCCTCCAACCTGGTCAGACTCCTCCCACAGTTGTTCCCTCGCCTGAGAACGCTCCGGATCAG ACATCATCATGTGTCAGATGGAGACTTCTtgcatctgcagcagctccagcatctCCACACTGTGGAGGTTCTCGATTCATATCACAGACCAGACGCGAGCGATCCGAGTCGGATTGTCTACAAGCCGAGTCctcgtctgctgctgctgatatctGACCTGCAGAATCTAACCAACCACAGAGTCCGAGTCATCACTACCTCACAGAGAGACCCGCTCAACTGCCACTGtgtctga
- the cinp gene encoding cyclin-dependent kinase 2-interacting protein, with protein MEGQPADNTVTSTNRKCPAVTGSARKIKDNAADWHNLMMRWEKLNEEGFNAAGSIVDTRLTRFQGDQPALVDDFSSPSSYSSALSQQTGGAAELQDQCCKLQDVIDKMVVVVTKMERLMTSQRGVQDLEEFQFGPEGRKFPLFHSWSTKHFEDSARVFLESFSQELKLKQLILQELAHTADADLCMVYLSCWLHQPFVPAQTRLTLEAMLLETGHRPL; from the exons ATGGAAG GTCAGCCCGCTGACAACACAGTGACatcaacaaacaggaagtgtccTGCAGTGACAGGAAGTGCCCGTAAGATCAAAGACAATGCGGCCGACTGGCACAACCTGATGATGAGGTGGGAAAAACTCAACGAGGAAGGATTCAACGCAGCAGGAAGCATCGTCGACACGAGACTGACACG TTTTCAGGGCGATCAGCCGGCGCTGGTGGACGACTTTTCATCACCTTCATCGTATTCATCAGCTCTGTCGCAGCAGACAGGTGgcgctgcagagctgcaggatcaGTGCTGCAAACTGCAGGATGTCATCGACAAAATG gttgttGTGGTGACGAAGATGGAGcgtctgatgacatcacagcgaGGTGTTCAGGATCTGGAAGAATTTCAGTTTGGACCTGAAGGAAGAAAGTTTCCGCTGTTTCACAGCTGGAGCACCAAACACTTTG AGGACTCAGCTCGTGTCTTCCTGGAGTCCTTCAGTCAGGAGCTGAAGTTGAAGCAGCTCATCCTGCAGGAACTCGCCCACACCGCCGACGCGGATCTCTGCATGGTCTACCTGTCCTGCTGGCTGCACCAGCCCTTTGTCCCCGCCCAGACCAGACTGACGCTGGAGGCCATGCTGCTGGAGACCGGACACCGCCCGCTCTGA